Part of the Eikenella corrodens genome is shown below.
CCGAGCATGGAAGGGCGGCTCGTCCGCTTCAAACACTACTCGCCTTGGGGCAAGGCGCTGTATCTGCTTGCCTTTCCGGCGGCGGTGGTGCTCACGCTGCCCGCCTCGCTGGATATGCCGCTGTGGCACGGCAGTGTGCTTGCCTATATGTTGTCGCTCACTTATTACAGCACCTACGACCAGGACGACGGCAGCCTTGTCGTGAAAGACGCATCGGCCTGGTTCAAAGCCTGCCTCTGCATGAGCGGGGTGCTGGGGCTGCCGATAACCTTTCCAATTCTGCAAGGCTATCCGCAATACCTGCTGGCCGCCTCCCTGCTGTGGCTGAATGCCAATCTGTATCTGCTGTTCAACCGCCCCGGTTGGCTGGAAAAAATCGAGAAGCCGATTCGGCAGCTGCTGGCCGGGCAAATCGGCCGCAAACCGTGGCAATGGCTGCTGCTGCCGTTCCGCACCGCCTATGCCGCGCTGCTGTGGCTATTGCTGCTGCCCGCACAGGCGGCACGGCTGGGTACGTCTAAGGAAGACAGCACTTGGGAAATCGCCACCGGCACTTTGTTGCTGCTGGCGCTGCTGCCGAGCGAACTGTCTGCCTATGTGCTGCTCCTGCTCTACCCCGCCGCCATGCTCTCCGCGCTGTTGCGCCATATCGTGCAACGCCTGCTGCTACGCGGCCTGCGGCGCGGCACAGGCAAAACACAGGCTACCTGAAAACCGTCCCGCCCGTTTTTCAGGTAGCCTCTATCCCACCCGCCACACCTCCCTAACCACAACATGTCCGCCTTTATCCGCCTCCGCCTGCACATCCTCGCCCTGCTCGCCCTGGCTGCCGTTATAGCCGGGCAGTTCGGTAGCTTATTCTGGCCGGCCGAACTGTTCAGCCATTTCCTGCCCCACTACGCCGCCGTCTTCATTCTCGCCGCGATTTGGCCGCGCCCGAAGTGGCGTGCACTGTGGCTCGTGTGCACCGCCGCATCTCTTGTGTGGCTGGCTCAGCCCTTCGCCCTGCCCGATGCCCCATCCGGCGGCACACGGCTGATTTGGTACAACGCCCACCTCGACAACCCCGCCGCCGAAGCGGAAAGCGCCGCCCTATTGGCCGAGCAGGCCGACTTCATCGCGCTGGGAGAAATCAATCTCGACAACCCCGGCTGGCAAAGCCTGCGCCAAGCCTATCCGCACGGCTGCCAACACCGCGAACACAGCCCTTTCGCCCTCGCCCTGTGGAGCAAACAGCCGCTGGCCGCCTGCGAAGTGCGCATGATTGGCGACTATCCCTATATCCGCGCCCAAACTGCCGACGGCACTACCCTCTACGCCCTGCACCCGCCGCCACCCATCAGCAGCGAACTGGCCGGGGCGCGGCAGCACTACCTGGCCGAAACCGCCCGCGCCCTCGCCGCCGAACCGCGCGCGCTGGCTGTGGGCGACTTCAACAGCAGCCCGTTTTCCCCGCTGTTCCGCCGCTTCCTGCAAGAAAGCGGCAGCCGTCCCGCCACCCGCTACTTCACGCCCACTTGGAAACCGTTCTTCCTCAATATCGACCACGTCTTAGCCAAAGGCCTAAACGTTTCCGCCCGCCCCTTGCCCTGGCAGCACTCCGACCACCGGCCGCTCTTGGTGGAATACGCCCATCAATAAAGTAAAAACAGCAAAGGCTACCTGAAACCGCCATTTCGTTTTCAGGTAGCCTCCCTGCCCAGCCTTACCGCACATTGTGTGATAGAACACAACAAATCAAGCATTTATAAGGCTTTTAGCTATATTTCCGTTCCGCAATCGTTGCGTTTGAAGCTGATTTTTATCCAACAAAATCAAAGGCTGGAAATTTTTTGCGGAACGGATTTCCTACCTCGGCCATGCCTTGATTAGACCGTCATGCCGTGCTGCACAGTCGTTATACAGATGCACCACCTCCAGCGCCCACGGCAGCATCACCTTGCCCGTAGTGCCGGATAATTCGGGCAGCCTTGGGCAGGGTGTAGCCAAGTCGGCAGGCGGTTCAACGGCGTTCGGCAATGGCGGCGTTGAGGACTGACACCCCGCTTGCATCAGTGCAATCGTCAATATACACAGGCCGCTCGATAATTTTTTGTACCACTTCACGCTGTACCCTCACTTTCTCGTCCCGTTCGGACTTGGTTTGTTGATATTCCACGCTGGCCGCACGGGCGGTTTTTTGATGCTGCTGATGCTGCTCTATCATCTTAGCCGTGATGGCCGCCGTGGCCGCATCGTAGCCCGCGTTATAGCGCGCCCTGCCGTATTGCACTTCGCCGTATATCACGGCCAGTACTGCCACGCCGCCGAGCAGCGGCTTCCAGTATTTCAATATCCATGTCATGGGTATTCCTTTCTTCTCTATGTTTACATCTGCAAACGCTTTCGCTATAATCAGGCAACCTTAACCAATCAGGCAAACAGCATGGGCAAGCACCCCGACAAACATATCCGAGCCGCATTGGCTTATGCCGAGCGGCACGGCTGGGCGGTTGTCCCGTCCGGTAAGTCCGCCCATGCATTTTGCCGCCTGCGCTGCCTGCAAGGGCATACCGAACACCAAATGAGCGTGTGGAGCACGCCGCGCAACCCGGAAAACCATGCCAAACAAATCATCCGTAAAGTAAACGAATGCCTGCCCGAACAGGAGTAAGCCATGAATACCTACCATTTCAGCATCCTCATCCGCGATACCGACCTGCACAATTTGGAAGACCGCCTGTATGAAGCGGGCTGCGACGATGCGCTGCTGTGCTTCTACAACCAAACCCCGTATCTCGAATTCGACCGCGAGGCCGAGAGTGCCGAGGCCGCCGTGCGCAGCGCCTTAGACAACATCCGCGCCGCCGGATTCGGCAATTTGGTGTTGCAGGAATCCGGCGTGGCTACCTTGTCCGAGATGGCCGCCCGCGCCGGGCTGACCCGCGCCGCCCTCTCCAACTACGCCACCGGCAAGCGCGGCGGCGGTTTCCCCGCGCCAATGTACGGGGTGGGCAGCGGCTCCGCCCTGTATTCGTGGCCGGAAGTAGCCGGCTGGCTGCACCGGCACGGCCAGCTGTCGCAGGCGCAATACGACATTGCCCATGTGGCCGGATAGTTTCAGGTAGCCCCTTGCACTCGCAGGGGGTTTTGTTTACGCCTCGTTCCTGCTCAGCTTCCCGTCGCTCTGCAACAGCGGCAGCGTATAGCGCCCTTCGGCGGGGTAAGCCGGCTTGCCGTCTTTGTTCGGCCACAGATAGGCCACTGCGCGGCTCTTGGCAAACGGTTTGATATTGACCGCATCGCCCTGGTTGCCACCCAGCACCATCAGGTTGCCCTGCTTGTCCTGCCCGACGACAAAGCCGACATGCCCGCCACCCTGCCGCTCGAATACCACGATGCAGCCATACGCAGGTTTCGCCAAACGGGTAGCGCCGTTTACCCAGGCTTTCGCCCGATACCATTCTTTCGCAATATCCCTGCCGGCTGCCTGCAAACAGTGGCCGACAAACGTTCCGCACCACGGCGTTTTGGTGTCGCTCCACCAGCCTTTCAAAGCCCGTACCCACAAGGGGATAGTCTTTAAGCCGCGCGCATCCCGTTCGTGCATGCCGATGTATGCCCGTGCTTCCGCAATCCATGCTAATTCCGTCATTTCGTTTCCTTTCCCATTTTCAGATAGTCTTTGCCTTTGCGCCGCAATATCCCGGCCAGCAAATGGATACGGTGCGAGCGCAGCATGAAGTAGGCTGCCGCCGCCACGTTGAACATAACCTCCGTCCAATGGTGCAGCTGCCAGTTGCCCGCCGTGTGGCCGATAACCGCAATCGAGCCGCCGACTAGGAAACTATGTATCCAGTAATCAGGCTGTTTGGCCGTCCAGCGTTTCACGGAGAGCGAGCAGGCGGAATAAACGAATATCGCCGCCATTGCCGCTACGTTTGCCATCATCAGCCCCAAGGTAATCATTTCCGAGCTCATCTTCTTCTGCCTCCCCATTTGTCAATCCAGCCCGCCCACAAACGGCGCAGGCCGTCGTTCAAGAGCGGGGTAGCCCAAGACCAGCCCAGCCCGATTAACATCGGCACGGCAGCCTTGAACACCTCCCGCTCCAGCCCCAAACTCAAGGCCAGATAAGCCATAATCATCGGCGACAAAGACCCGGCCAGCAGCATACTGGTGATGATGACCAGCATGCCGTTCTTGCGGCTGCCCGGCTCTTTCAGGCCGTGATGCAACGCCCCGGCCACCGCGCCCAATACCAGGGCTTCCAACGGCATTCCGGCCAGCGTGCCGCTCAAGCCAATCATGCCCATATTCAGCACATGGCCGGATGCGTTAGATGTTTCCAACGGTGTCATTTTTCCTCCCTTCCATTCTTGCAATCACCGCCAAATCGTTCGGGCTAAAACGCCAGCTTTCCGCCAGCCCCAAAGCCTTGCCCGCCCATTCGCTGCAAAACCAGCGGCGGCGGTTTTCAGGTAGCCAGAACACCACGCCGAACGCGCCGGGCAGGTCGTAGCCTTGGCCTTGGGTTTCCTGCCATAAGCTATGCAGCCGCTCGCCCACACTGTCCGGCAGCTCAATCAAATCCCACTTGTCCGATGGCAGCGGCATGATTTTCCTGCGTACACCTTTATCCCGCAGGCTGGCGGAATAGCATTCATATTCCTGCCCGTCTGCCGTTTCAGGCAGCCTGACGGCAAGCTCACAATGTGAGTACCGCCCGCGTGTCAAGATACGAGTCAGCCCATCGGTAAACCGTGCCGCCCACACCTTCAGCCCGGTGCCGCCACGGTGGCCGTGATACAAAGCCAGGTAAATCATTTGCCCACCTCGCCCAGCTTGTCGGCAATCGGCTTAATCTCCGCCAAGATTTCCGCTGTGCGTTTCTCTACTTCGGCGGCAGTCTTTAGCCCTTTCAGTTCAAACTTACGCATCCGCAATGCGCCCAGTTTGCCCATCACCATGCGCAGGTTGTCGGCTTGGGCAATGATGATATCGGTCGCTTCGCAGGCGGTTTTCCCGGCAGGCTTGGCAAAGGCTGCTACTTGCATCGGCGCTTCCCCTTTGCAGCCGCCGGCCTTGTAATCGCGGGCTTGTTGTTCGCGCACTTCATATTCCGGCTGGAAGCGGGTAACGTGGCGGTAGGCTTCATCCACTAGGTTGTTAATCGCATCCGTGCCTTGGTCGATGGCTTCGGCCAAGAGTTGGGAAGCGGCGGCTTTATCTAACGTCCATTCCTTGCCGTCCCATTGGTGCAGATGGCTGGGGGCTTTGGAAGTCAGCACAGGCTTGCCGTCTTTGCCCGGCATAATCACTTGGCCTTGCGATTGCCCGACCAACAGCGCGGCGTGTTGTTCATCGGTAATCCACACCGCATCTTCCGGCCACTCTGTATGGATGGTGGAGTCGTAAAACCCCCCTGTTGATTTTGAGTAATAGTGCATGGTGTATCTCCCCTAGTAACCGATGGCAAACCAGTAAAAGCCTTTTAAATCCGCAGCGGACGAACCCTGAAAAGCCATTGCATTAAACATCGCATCAAAGCCGGTAGGTTTGAGCGTACCAACCGGGATAGTTATGTCTAGGTTTACCGAGCCTTTACGCCCATCACTCCACACCGTAACCTGCGTATTCAGGCATTTATTCGGGAATGCTACCGGGAAGGTAACGGTATAAGGCCCTTCACCCGGCCAGCCAGAAGCTACCTTGCCCCATTGCAGTATTAAGCCGTTTGGCAATTTCAGGTAGCCGTTGTCCGCCTTCTGTGCCGGGAACGCCCCAGCCACGGCTTGAGAGACCGACTGTGCCAGCGCCGTATCCCAGTCACTGATCTGCGCGGCAGTGTGCGTATGGCTCGCCGGAGCCTTCCCGTCAGCCGCCTGCTTCGCCGCCGCTGCTTCATCCTTGGCTTCGCCGGCGGAACTGGCGGCGGAAACTGCTTTGTCATATGCGATTTTTACCGCCTTAGAGGTGGCCGCCACATCTTCGCGCGTGCTATTTACCGCCGAGCTAAGTTCCACCCCGCCCAAGTTCGGATTGGCTTTAATAAGAGCTAGTAGTTTTTTAAACTCATCGCTGGTCAGCAACCGCAATGCTTCAGGTAGCGAGCGGGATAATTCCACAATCTGCCGCCCCAATTCCTTACCTGCAATGCTGTCTGTCGCCGGCACCTGCGGCGTGCGTTCCTGCAACTCCATCAACTGCTGAATCAGCATCGTCAGCCGGTCATGTACTGCGTTCAGCACGTCAGGATAAAACCCGCCCTGATTAGTTAAATCCACCTGCTGCAATGGGCGCACGTTACTCAACACCACTGCCTTGCTGCCGATCGGCAATGGGGTGTCCAGTTGTACAGTGCCGCCGGGCTGAACATCCTGGTTGGCGTTCAGCGATACCGTGCAGCCATGCCCGTGCGACAAGGTGCGTTCCACCCCGTTTTCATTTAGCACCACTGCAATTTCAGTCGGCAAAAACACCTTGAAACCAAACGACAGGTGGCGGCTGATGCCATCGCCCAAATACACATCGCTGCGCCTGCTTTCGCGTTCAATCGTCATAAAGAAATACCCTCCGGAGTTACCGTGCCTATGGTAACGCCGAAGGGTAAAAATCAAGTGTACCTAGCTAGTTCTGCTCTTCGCTGAACATATCCAACCCGCTCCAGTCGTCAGCTTGTTCCCCAGCTTTCAATACGCCGCGCACCGGCAAGCCGAGCGTCATGCTGATTAAAGTGGCGGTGTCGTACACCCCTTTACGTTTCTGCCGGTAGTTGGCATCTGGTTCTACTGCCTTGGCAACAGACCACGGTGCCAGCAAAGCCGCTTCCGCCATGCTCAATGCCGGCGCACCACCTAGGCGGCTGCCGTAAGCCTTGCCGTTGAAACGGTTGTAAATGAACGTGCCGACTTGGCCCACGGCAGGGATCATCGCCAAACCGTTTTTCACTTGGCCATCCAGTAGGGCAGTCTTCAGAATTTCATCAGCGTAGCCATCGCCGTCATCGTCCTTCAGGCCGTAGCCGATCGCCGCAATCAACTCCGCCCCGGCTGCCGGCAGGAAGTAGCCCATCATAAACAAATGCGCCGCCGCCAGCTTGTTCTGGTGCAAACCGCCCCGCCGCATCAACTTCACAAAACCATTCCCCAATAGATTGGCCTGCATGTTGAAGTAGCCCATGAACTGTGTGAACAGGCGCACAAAGGCCGTGCCGCCTTCTGCCCGGCTAATATCCTCCGGCAGGGTAGATCCTTGGGTTTGGCGGATGGTGCCGTCAGCGAAGAACGCCGCATCCGCTTCACTCATTCCCTGTTCCAAAGCCTGCCTATAAGCTGCCGTCCAGATGATCGGCTCCATACTGTTAGCCATTGCCTGCTGCAGGAAGTAGGCATTGCGATTAGTCCAGTTCTGCGCTTTCTGGAATAGATTGGGGTTAATCAGCGTTTCTTGGATAAAGTCATCCATAGCCGCAATTTCGTTGTCCATACGGCTGCGCATAAACTCCGAATGCTCTGCTACCGACTGCTTCATTTCTTTATAGTTAGAAACAAAGTCCAATGATGCCGCCGCCATGTAGCGGGTTTTCACTTTCACCCCAGCCAACAGAAAACCGGTGATCTGCTGGATGGTGTTCACCGTATTGCCGAACATCAGCGCCATCCCCGCACGTTGCCGCATCACAGACCAGAAGCGGCTGAAGCCGCCGTCCTCCTGAATCTTGGTCACGGTACGCTGTTTGGCCGCACGGTTCAGCCACGGCATCAGCATGGATTCCAACGCCTTGTGCTGGTGGCGGTTCAACTCCGGCGTAATATCAGACAACAGGCGGCGTACATCACGCACCGGCACTTCCATATTCGAGAACAAGGCCACTTGTTCGGCGTGACTCATCAGGCGTGACAAGTCCAACACCAGCGGGCGGTTGTATTCCACACGCGCTTTGGTAAAGCCTTTCGCCGTGGTCGGGAAGGCATAATCCATATTCTCGTTTTCTTGGTTGGCCAGTTCGCGCATCTGCCCGTCCACCACCAGATCAGCATCAATCTGTGCCGGCACATACCCGCCGCGAAACTCGCCCCACGGCGTTTGAATCGGGTTGGCGGCAATCTCGTCAAAGTAGTAGCCGAACACCTCGAAATGCGCCTGCTGGGCTTTCGGCTTGCTCTGTTCCAGCAAATCCCACACCCCCTGCGCGAACTGCCAATGCCGCTCTTGGATAACCCCTTCTTCCTGCATGCGGTTGATAAACGCTTCCCAGCGCGCGGTATTCAGCCCGTCCAGGGTATCTTCGCCCCAGCCGCGCCCGATCAGCAGCTTGCGCAGGTTGCTCTCGTTGCCGCTGTGCAGCATGGCGTGCAGCAGTTCGTTAAAGGTAAAGGTATAGTTCAACTCGTGGCTGTGGATTTTCGGGCGGTCGAAGTCCTGCTGGATGGGTTCTAATAAAGCTTTAAGGCCCTGCTTGAATTCATTAGTTTGCTTGCGGTAGGCTTCCGCACCCTGCTTGATCGGGCGATAGATGTAATTCAGGAAGCCTTGGCCCATCGCTTCCGCCCAGCTTTCCACGCGAGTGGCGCTATACACCAGGCTGCGCAGGTTCCAGCCCATCTCTTCCCGCTTGCCGACTGCCTGATCTGTAGTTACACCCTTAGCGTTCGGCTTGGCTGCCCGCAACTCTTCCCGCAGCACTTCGGCGGTTTGTTCACGATCTTGCAGCCTGCCGTCAATCCGCACCTGATGTTCACGCTTGGCCTGTTCGCGCAAACCGGCCAGCTGGTCATGGATGGCCTGCAATTCATCACGGCTCAATTCATTGAATTGTTTATGGTCGCCGTTGCGTTTCACATCACTCAATGCCCGTTCCCAAGCCTGCCGTACTGCATCTTGGTTTTCGCCCTGATATTGCGAAGCGGTTTCCAGATACTCCGCCGCCGCCAAGCCTTTGCGCGGGGCAATACCGTACAGCCCCACCACCGCCCGCACCACTTCCGTTAGCGCCGCATCGTGGGTTTTCACGCTTTTCTGCCTTGGCTTGTTCGCCCACTTCTGCCACTGGCTGCGGATTTTGTCCGACTGCTGGCGGGCTTCAGTGGCGGCTTGAGCCAACGCGGTTTGCAGGATTTGATTGCGCTTCTCTGCTGCTGCGGCGGCGGTATCGCCACGCTTCAATGCCGCTTCTGCCTGGCGTGCCGCCTTGGCCGCCATGCGCCGGTAGCGGGCAGGGCTAACGTCTTTCAGCTGCAGGCGGCCGATGGTACGCTGCGCCGCCTCTTTCGCCGCCGCCGTCAGTAGTTGTCGGTTGCCCACCGCTTTGGCCAGCGCGTTGTATTCACGGGTCAGCACGCGCAGCCGCACTTCATTGTGTGCCGCTTCGTCTGCCGCTTCTGCAATCGCTTCCGGTGTGGCCAGTTCGCCATGCCGTTGCAGCATCAAGTCGTCCGCCAAACCTTCCACCACTTGCTGCGGCGGCGGTGCTTGCACGATGGCGCGGGCTAATTCCTCACCCGAACCGAAGTAGGGGTTGCCGTCTTCATCCAACACCATTTCAGCAATCAGATCCGGATGCCATCCATGCGCATTGTTTACCATCTTGCGCTCACGCAGCAGCTGGATTTCGTTGTCGTTCAAGCCCAGCTCGCGCAAGCCAGCTTCATCGAAGCGCACCGCATACACCGCAAACGGGTTTTCCACATGATCGCCGGCCTTAACTTCTTCGCGCGGAATAAAGGCAGTGCTGTATTGGCGTTCGCCGCGATGCTCGTCAAAGAAGCGCTCTTCCAGGTCGCGTATATCCCATCTGCCGTGACTGTCCAGCGGCAGGTAGCCGTGTTGCGCCAGCTGCTCTGCCATCTCTTCAATGCCCAGCCCATTCTTGCGCCGCAACACCGGATAGCCAGCCGCCACCGCTGCAATCTTGTCTTGGCGGTCAAAGCCCCATTCGCTGACCAACTCATCCTTATTCAGTCCCCCCAGTTTGGCAATCGCCATAAACAGGCTGTCGTGGGTTTCATCCACCTGTGGGCTGAACTTCGGCGTTTCGGTGCGGCCGATCTTGTCCGCATCAGTTAGTTTGGCAGTCAGCTTCTGCCATGCCTGATACACCGGCTGCCGCATCACTCCGCGCCGCACTTCGGTTTCCGCTTCGGTACGTGCCGCTTTGGCCTCACGCTGCAGCGCCCGCAAATGTTTGGTACGTGCATTGCGCCCATACTGCATATCACGCACCGCCTTAGAGGACAGCTGCGCTTGCGCTTCAGCGGTGGCCGACTGCCCCAATGCCTGATAGTCGGCAAACTCTTCCGCGCTCATGCCTGCCGCTTCAGGATCATCAAACAGCAAAGCCATACTGCGGTTCTGTTCAGCCAGCGCAATTTCCTCATCACTGGCCAGCAGGCGGCCAAACACCCCGCGCACCTCGTCACTCAACTGTACATCCAGCTGGGTCAGGTTCTGATATACCCGCATCATCCATGCCTTCATGCGCTGGAATACGCTGCGCATTTCCAAACTAGGTGCCTTGCCTTCCATGATGTAGGCTTCAAAGCCGCGTGCCAGCTGTTCGTGATAAGGCCGCTGCTGCTCGAAGGTAAGCGCATTCCATGCCTGCAAATCAGCCAAGCCCAACCAGTTCAACGTTGCCTGCATATCCGCCAAATGCTGCCGCTCGCCAACGTTCAACTCTTCATTGCGTGCTGCCTTCGCTTCTAAGGCATTGGCGATATTCAGCCCGGTGTGCAGGAAGTAATGCCCCAGCTCGTGGATGGTGGTGGATAGGTCGGCATTCTCCAGTAGGGCGATAGTGTTGCTGCCAGGCATAAATGCACCACGTGCCGCCTGGTGCAAAATACTGTCATCCCCCGCATCAAATGCCCCGCTGTTATCGGTGGCAGATTTGATTTGGTTAGGACGGAAGGCTGCATACTCAATATCGATGTAATCCTCGTAAGAATCATCAACGATAGTGCCGTCAAACCCTTCCCGCTCTAATTCTTCGCGTAGAGCATAGCCAAGTTGGCCGGTTTGGATAACAGGCTTCCTGGTCGGGTGGCGGATATTCAGGAAAACCTGCATGGAGCGGCTGCCGTATCCTTCTGCCGTTTCCGGGTTGGTCGCAAAGAAGAAGGCGGGGATGTCCACATTCTGCCGCGCTTTTGACAATTCAAACGTATGGAACTGCTCCTCCGTATTGTGATACACCACCAACGGCTCGCCCGTCTTCGGGTTCACTATCTTGGAAGCATTGTCCGGGTCGTTCTCCCAATCGCCAAACCATTCCTTAAATGCAGGCGTGCGTACCTGCACCCATTGGCGGTAGGTCAGTTCGGTTTTGCCGTCAGCCTTGGCTTGGCTGTAGGCTTCCTCCCCACCGTATTTTTGCGCCGTTTCTTCAAACTGCTGACCCTCTACCGTCCGTTCCGCAGATTGATACAGCATGTCTTGATTAGACTCTAAATCAAGGGTAGAATTTTCTGTGTGGGAAATGCCTCCTTCCGCTACGGACGTTAGGTTTAACAAGGACGCAGCGTGTTCCAACTTGCTGTGGGCATTGGCCGTTGGAGGAAACTTCCACAAAGAAACGGTGTGC
Proteins encoded:
- the lysC gene encoding Rz1-like lysis system protein LysC, with the translated sequence MQAGCQSSTPPLPNAVEPPADLATPCPRLPELSGTTGKVMLPWALEVVHLYNDCAARHDGLIKAWPR
- a CDS encoding XRE family transcriptional regulator codes for the protein MNTYHFSILIRDTDLHNLEDRLYEAGCDDALLCFYNQTPYLEFDREAESAEAAVRSALDNIRAAGFGNLVLQESGVATLSEMAARAGLTRAALSNYATGKRGGGFPAPMYGVGSGSALYSWPEVAGWLHRHGQLSQAQYDIAHVAG
- a CDS encoding TIGR02594 family protein, whose translation is MTELAWIAEARAYIGMHERDARGLKTIPLWVRALKGWWSDTKTPWCGTFVGHCLQAAGRDIAKEWYRAKAWVNGATRLAKPAYGCIVVFERQGGGHVGFVVGQDKQGNLMVLGGNQGDAVNIKPFAKSRAVAYLWPNKDGKPAYPAEGRYTLPLLQSDGKLSRNEA
- a CDS encoding endonuclease/exonuclease/phosphatase family protein, encoding MSAFIRLRLHILALLALAAVIAGQFGSLFWPAELFSHFLPHYAAVFILAAIWPRPKWRALWLVCTAASLVWLAQPFALPDAPSGGTRLIWYNAHLDNPAAEAESAALLAEQADFIALGEINLDNPGWQSLRQAYPHGCQHREHSPFALALWSKQPLAACEVRMIGDYPYIRAQTADGTTLYALHPPPPISSELAGARQHYLAETARALAAEPRALAVGDFNSSPFSPLFRRFLQESGSRPATRYFTPTWKPFFLNIDHVLAKGLNVSARPLPWQHSDHRPLLVEYAHQ
- a CDS encoding gp53-like domain-containing protein, whose translation is MTIERESRRSDVYLGDGISRHLSFGFKVFLPTEIAVVLNENGVERTLSHGHGCTVSLNANQDVQPGGTVQLDTPLPIGSKAVVLSNVRPLQQVDLTNQGGFYPDVLNAVHDRLTMLIQQLMELQERTPQVPATDSIAGKELGRQIVELSRSLPEALRLLTSDEFKKLLALIKANPNLGGVELSSAVNSTREDVAATSKAVKIAYDKAVSAASSAGEAKDEAAAAKQAADGKAPASHTHTAAQISDWDTALAQSVSQAVAGAFPAQKADNGYLKLPNGLILQWGKVASGWPGEGPYTVTFPVAFPNKCLNTQVTVWSDGRKGSVNLDITIPVGTLKPTGFDAMFNAMAFQGSSAADLKGFYWFAIGY